One segment of Shewanella piezotolerans WP3 DNA contains the following:
- a CDS encoding protein tyrosine phosphatase family protein yields MRLMILLASLFSTIAIAAVSPEKLQEIKAVQFNDGNIITAGLPTESQFPLLQQAGVELVINLIPVGSSSGHDDEADFVANAGMQYQQIDVDWQQPTTENVEQFFAIMDANKGKKILIHCAANYRASAFYYLYELKQGHADTDDFKQRTMQPWGMLSESLVEYPQWNTLIETVKQELK; encoded by the coding sequence ATGAGGTTAATGATTCTACTCGCAAGCTTATTTAGCACTATTGCTATTGCTGCAGTTTCACCTGAGAAGCTACAAGAGATAAAAGCGGTACAATTTAATGACGGTAACATCATCACTGCAGGCCTACCAACCGAGTCGCAGTTTCCACTGTTACAACAAGCAGGTGTTGAGTTAGTCATCAATCTCATTCCAGTAGGCAGCTCTAGTGGTCATGATGATGAAGCCGATTTCGTCGCTAACGCAGGCATGCAATATCAGCAGATAGATGTCGATTGGCAGCAACCTACAACTGAAAATGTTGAACAGTTTTTTGCCATTATGGATGCTAATAAGGGCAAAAAAATATTAATCCATTGCGCAGCCAATTATCGCGCATCAGCCTTTTATTACCTTTATGAGCTAAAGCAAGGACACGCTGATACTGATGACTTTAAACAGCGAACTATGCAGCCATGGGGCATGTTGTCAGAAAGTTTAGTTGAATATCCACAGTGGAATACGCTGATTGAAACGGTTAAGCAAGAGCTGAAATAG